One segment of Pandoraea pnomenusa DNA contains the following:
- a CDS encoding LysR family transcriptional regulator, whose product MNVSTGQAPPSRLKLKYLQVVAVLDETHSLAKAADHLNLTRAALSKTLAGLEELLGVKLYERTAAGVVPTTFGRTLARHARLILGNLRSAEDELRDLMNEHRQSLAVGALFVAMPQLLPQAIALITRSAPRCVITVRESGSFGLAAGLHDGSFDLVVGRLVPEYFRSAVNLEPLFEEELLVICRSGHPLENVPALTWREVAKYPWMLPPKESPISHAIQSQFLADGVQGPAVIVEAFSIPLALGMLQSCDAMTVLPSRLAYALRDKGEISILSLRSPRLPAPMGVAWRKDCPLSPLASLFIAALKTCAGERA is encoded by the coding sequence ATGAATGTCAGCACCGGTCAGGCGCCGCCGTCGCGCCTCAAGCTCAAATACCTTCAGGTTGTGGCCGTGCTCGACGAGACGCATAGCCTGGCGAAGGCCGCCGATCATCTGAACCTTACCCGCGCGGCGCTCTCGAAGACGCTCGCCGGGCTTGAAGAACTACTCGGCGTAAAGCTTTACGAGCGCACGGCGGCCGGCGTGGTGCCGACGACGTTCGGGCGTACGCTGGCACGCCACGCGCGGTTGATCCTCGGAAATCTTCGGTCCGCCGAGGATGAGCTTCGCGATCTGATGAACGAGCATCGGCAGAGCCTTGCCGTGGGTGCGCTCTTCGTCGCCATGCCGCAATTGCTGCCGCAGGCCATCGCCCTGATCACGCGGTCGGCGCCCAGATGTGTCATTACCGTACGCGAGAGCGGCTCGTTCGGATTGGCGGCCGGTCTTCACGACGGAAGTTTCGACCTGGTGGTGGGGCGTCTCGTGCCGGAGTATTTCCGCTCGGCGGTCAATCTCGAGCCATTGTTCGAAGAGGAATTGCTCGTGATTTGCCGCAGCGGTCATCCGTTGGAAAACGTGCCGGCGTTGACGTGGCGCGAGGTGGCGAAATACCCCTGGATGTTGCCACCGAAAGAATCGCCGATCAGCCACGCGATTCAGTCGCAGTTCCTCGCGGATGGCGTGCAGGGGCCGGCGGTGATCGTGGAGGCGTTTTCCATCCCGCTCGCATTGGGTATGTTGCAGTCGTGCGATGCGATGACGGTGTTGCCGAGTCGTCTCGCGTATGCGTTGCGCGACAAGGGCGAGATCTCGATCCTGTCGTTGCGCTCGCCGAGATTGCCGGCCCCGATGGGGGTGGCATGGCGCAAGGACTGTCCGCTCTCACCGCTCGCATCGTTGTTCATCGCGGCGCTGAAAACGTGCGCGGGCGAGCGGGCATGA
- a CDS encoding porin: protein MNLHGIGTRSLVAAGFLSGAFATTASAQSNLEISGLLGAGVGYTSNVDGGAAVTANPGVLRPNAVIIRGGEDLGDGQRAVFYLGTLFSILNGNVFGGPAALFSRESYVGLANRFGTLSVGNQRDFMFDSLTLNRYPGSFFEGAYAAHQGPFPRFGVSYSAQGSFDFDRVNGEAIANTVKFKSADFSGLTFGAMYGFGGVAGSFGRSSATSFGVNYERGNAGIGAAYTMVKAPQTNNGNDGIRNIGLGLRYGFDKLTISGLATVSRNTATGAQIDVFDVSAGYDFTAAWYASVTYSYMHGNAQLDNHRANQVTSLIGYRFSKRTTVYVDAAYQIAYGAGAKAQVNASTGPSGSDRQFIGTLSIQHTF, encoded by the coding sequence GTGAATCTTCATGGCATTGGCACGCGCTCGCTGGTCGCCGCGGGCTTCCTGAGTGGCGCATTCGCCACGACGGCGTCGGCACAGAGCAATCTTGAAATCAGCGGCCTGCTTGGCGCGGGCGTCGGCTATACGAGCAATGTCGACGGCGGTGCAGCCGTCACGGCAAATCCGGGTGTGTTGCGCCCGAACGCAGTGATCATTCGCGGCGGAGAAGACCTCGGCGACGGACAACGCGCCGTGTTTTACCTCGGCACGTTGTTCAGCATCCTCAATGGCAACGTGTTCGGCGGCCCGGCGGCGCTGTTCTCGCGTGAGTCGTATGTCGGGCTGGCGAATCGCTTCGGCACGCTGAGCGTTGGCAACCAGCGCGACTTCATGTTCGACAGCCTCACGCTGAACCGCTATCCGGGCAGCTTCTTCGAAGGCGCGTATGCCGCGCACCAGGGACCGTTCCCGAGGTTCGGCGTCTCGTACTCTGCGCAAGGCTCGTTCGATTTCGATCGCGTCAACGGTGAGGCGATCGCCAATACGGTCAAGTTCAAGAGCGCCGATTTCTCCGGCCTGACGTTTGGCGCCATGTACGGTTTCGGCGGCGTGGCGGGCAGCTTCGGGCGGTCGAGCGCCACGAGCTTCGGCGTCAATTACGAGCGCGGCAACGCGGGCATCGGCGCGGCATACACCATGGTCAAGGCGCCGCAAACGAACAACGGTAACGACGGTATCCGCAACATCGGACTCGGCCTTCGCTACGGCTTCGACAAGCTCACGATCTCCGGCCTCGCCACCGTTTCGCGCAACACGGCCACCGGCGCGCAGATCGACGTGTTCGACGTCAGCGCCGGCTACGACTTCACGGCGGCGTGGTATGCGTCAGTGACATACAGCTACATGCACGGCAACGCGCAACTCGACAACCACCGCGCCAATCAGGTGACTTCGCTCATCGGCTATCGCTTCTCGAAGCGCACGACCGTGTATGTCGATGCCGCGTATCAGATCGCGTACGGCGCGGGCGCCAAAGCCCAGGTGAACGCGTCGACCGGACCATCGGGCAGTGACCGCCAGTTCATCGGCACGCTCAGCATCCAACACACTTTCTGA
- a CDS encoding ferredoxin reductase family protein, whose translation MHRIRWALVAGMAIVVAIWLAAHRQIFFLSEVFAMRHEWILLTGLFAFAAMAVAVMLSVRPVSIEPPMGGLDKMYRLHKWLGVTALSAAVVHWLWIKAPKWAVGWGWLVRPPRGARPQLEGVEAFFRQQRGLAETMGEWAFYALIVLVLIALIRRIPYGYFRYTHRLMAVIALVFCWHAVVLTEFRDWSNPVGWLTALLVAGCVVGSIVGLLGHIGRRRQVSARITELERFEHNRVLKVVLHLQKPWPGHQPGQFAFVTFDPREGAHPFTISSAWTGDDTLTFLIKGVGDYTRRLPDTLQVGGHARVEGPYGTFQFTGPQQRQIWIGAGIGITPFIARLKALAVEHDKRKIDLFYVTQLPDPVFVERLRKHAEMADVTLHLHIKGRDPRLTGEVVREVLPDWQSASIWFCGPAAMGESLQANMQKWGLDPAAFHRELFDMR comes from the coding sequence ATGCACAGGATACGTTGGGCGTTGGTGGCGGGAATGGCGATCGTGGTGGCTATCTGGCTGGCTGCGCACAGGCAGATCTTCTTTCTGAGCGAAGTTTTTGCGATGCGTCACGAATGGATCCTGTTGACGGGCCTGTTCGCTTTCGCGGCCATGGCGGTGGCGGTGATGCTGTCGGTACGTCCAGTGTCCATCGAGCCGCCAATGGGCGGACTGGACAAGATGTACCGTCTGCACAAGTGGCTGGGGGTGACTGCCTTGTCGGCCGCCGTTGTGCATTGGCTGTGGATCAAGGCCCCGAAATGGGCCGTGGGCTGGGGCTGGCTTGTGCGTCCACCCAGAGGTGCGCGTCCGCAATTGGAAGGCGTGGAGGCCTTTTTTCGCCAGCAGCGCGGCCTGGCCGAGACGATGGGCGAATGGGCCTTCTACGCGTTGATCGTTCTGGTTCTCATTGCACTGATTCGACGCATCCCTTACGGCTACTTCCGATACACGCACCGGCTGATGGCCGTCATTGCCCTCGTGTTTTGCTGGCATGCCGTCGTGCTGACCGAGTTTCGCGATTGGTCCAATCCGGTTGGCTGGTTGACGGCCCTGCTCGTGGCCGGCTGTGTCGTGGGATCGATCGTGGGTCTGTTGGGCCACATCGGACGCCGCCGGCAGGTATCGGCGCGAATTACCGAACTCGAACGCTTCGAGCACAATCGCGTGCTCAAGGTCGTGTTGCATCTGCAAAAGCCATGGCCCGGCCATCAACCCGGCCAGTTCGCCTTTGTGACCTTTGACCCCCGGGAGGGAGCGCATCCCTTCACCATCTCGTCCGCCTGGACCGGTGACGACACGCTGACCTTTCTGATCAAGGGCGTGGGCGACTACACGCGCCGGTTGCCGGACACCCTGCAGGTCGGCGGCCACGCCAGGGTCGAGGGGCCTTATGGGACCTTCCAATTCACGGGGCCTCAGCAGCGGCAGATCTGGATCGGCGCCGGCATTGGCATTACCCCCTTCATCGCGCGCCTGAAGGCGTTGGCCGTCGAGCACGACAAACGCAAGATCGACCTGTTCTACGTGACCCAACTGCCCGATCCGGTGTTCGTGGAAAGATTGCGGAAGCACGCGGAAATGGCCGACGTCACCTTGCACCTTCACATCAAGGGACGAGACCCGCGCCTGACGGGAGAGGTCGTTCGGGAAGTGCTGCCGGACTGGCAGTCCGCCAGTATTTGGTTTTGCGGCCCTGCCGCCATGGGCGAATCGCTTCAGGCCAACATGCAGAAGTGGGGCCTGGATCCGGCAGCCTTCCACCGGGAACTGTTCGACATGCGCTGA